The Topomyia yanbarensis strain Yona2022 chromosome 3, ASM3024719v1, whole genome shotgun sequence nucleotide sequence gGCCGGCTGCGCAACGTACTACGGAAGCAACGTAAGCGATTCTTACATCACAGGACCGACGACAACAAAGTTATTCTTCGAAAAATTGAGctgcaatatgaaacagcccgAAACAGTGCATTCGGTGACCAAGTCCAATGCAACCTCAACCAAGTCCAATGCAACCTGCGAAATAATCCCTCGACATTCTGGAAGTTTATAAATAGCAGAAGACGCTCCGGGGGTATTCCAGAAAATGTTTATCTTCGAGACAAATGTTCACAGTCCACAGCCGAATCGGTGGAtctttttgcagatcacttTCGAGTATTTACCAGCCCTCCTGTCTACCCATCGCAAGACTACCTTGAAACACTGCCAACCTATAATATCAGCCTCCCCTGCCCTAACGTAAACGTTACCGATGTTTTGATAGCTTTATCCAGCGTTGACCCGTTGAAAGGGCCAGGTCCGGATTGTTTGCCCCCTTTGTTCATAAAACATTGTGCCCGAGCGCTTTCTGTACCAGTAAGCATTATTTTCAAGCGCTCGATcacggaaaatgtttttccaagtgtgtggaaagaagctgctatagttcctatcCATAAGGCAGGAAACACACATAATATTGAAAACTATAGAGGGATCTCGCTTCTGAATTGTTTGGCcaaagttctggaaaagtttgtttacaacgCAATGTACGCTGCATCTTCACACATAATTGATGAACGTCAGCACGGCTTTGTAAAGAAACGCTCGACaacttcgaacttgatgacgtacacaaGTTTTCTAGTTCCAGCCGTCGAGAAGCGCCAGCAAGTtgatgcaatatattttgatttcgctaaagcattcgacaaggtgccgcACAACATTGCGGTCATGAAACTGCAGCGATTAGGATTTCCTCCGTGGGTAACCAGGTGGTTACAATCTTACCTTTCTGAACGATCCGCTTTTGTTAGAATCGGCACCACATGCTCAAGCGTATTtgaaacgccaaccggtgtccctcaaggaagtcacttagggccacttatctttatattattcatcaacgatctctgcacccgcatcaagtctggaaaactactctacgctgatgatctgTAAATCTTTAGCTCCATTGCTTCGGGACTCGATTCAGCTGAGCTCCAAGAGGATATAGTCAATATTGAAGAGTGGTGCTCGCTGAATGGAATGCAGATCAATGTCGATAAATGTAAGGTGATAAGCTTCGGGCGCTCGACAACTCTAAGGCGCTGCGAATATACCCTTCAAGCGTGTGTCATCGAGTACGTGGAatctatccgtgacctgggagtgttatttgacagaaaacttcgcttcgccgaccacatcacaGCGACAACGGCTAaagcttttgcaacattgggtttttTGAAACGAAACACTGCTGACTTCGAGGATTTCGACACTCTGAAATCTATATACTGCGTACTGGTCCGTAGCATTTTGGAGTACGCTGTACAAGTGTGGGCGCCGTACAACGCCGTGCAAAGCAATCGATTAGAGCGTGTTCAAAGAAGCTTTGTACGGTTTGCTTTAAGAAAACtgccttggaacgaccctatccgtttaccaccgtataataatagatgtatgctactagatttgccaacgctggagtcACGTCGTaccttcttgcaaagaatgttcatttttgatatGTTGCCGAGCAATATTGACTCTCCCGATAATCTTTCAaggattaatttgtttgttcctCCTCGTGTTATAAGAAACCGGCCGGTTTTATGGATCCCTAGGCACCGTACAAcatacggccagaataatccggtAGATAGATGTTAACGCAAATTTAATGAAACTTCCGAACTCTTTGACTATCATATTactaaatctagttataagttagcGATTATATACTTTTAACACATTAACACCTAATCTGTACGGTATCTGCCGAAgatcgaataaataaatataaaatgtCAGTTTAGAGCGAGGCTCGAACAGCTCTGATTTAAAAACTGTATCAGCATTATTGTTTTGTAAAAAGAAATAATCTTATCAAGCTATTTCTAAAGATAATTTCTTTGAATTGTCGTCACAAAAAGTATGTTCGTAACACCCTTCACGATCATTTTGAAGTTAACCTCCTAACTTGCCTTACATTGTGCATTTTTGGATTATCCTGACGCATATATAGGGAGCCTGGAGCGCTTAGACTCAAAATCAAATAACCTGAAAATCTTAAATGCGTTTTGTTAACTATTCCAACAAGTAAAGGATTAAAAGAATATTTTATACAAACGTAAAAATTTACTCGAGTTTATTGCACGATTCACATATCACTCCTAATTGAAAGCACGTGGTCACACTACATTTGATCAAAATGTGTAAGACAAATAGTCGTCCTTAGATccatttcaaaatatataaaGAACtatttttcactgttttgttgCGGTTGCTTTTCATCATCATATACGTAAATGTACGGCGTGCTCTCCACTTTTAGTATATCCTTTTCCAATTCTTTCATACTTTTCTCTAGCTTAGCCTTGCGTATCATCTTCGGCACCGTATCGATCAGTAATGGGAGACTTTGATACTCTCGCTGAAGATTTTCCCAATTTGCTTTCAAACCCTACAATGCAaataaatatgtaaaaatttCGCGAGTTCAATGGTAAAGAAAATGTGCTGCTAACCTTCAGTAGCTCCAACCGTTCTTCCTGGGATACCGCAACGCAGCTCGGAactttgttatttattgttgcAGCCATACACTGTTTTTGAGCTTCCAGGTCTTTCTTCCGACGCTGAAGGTACTCCGGAACTTTGCCGTACTTTGGTTGACATCTGTACACTGGCATCAGACCGGACTTTTCCAGATCGTGGAAATCACCCTTCCGCGTGTCTGCGTACCGTGGTCGTATCTTTTTCGGACTTGTAGCGACAACTTTCTTAATGTTTTCGACCTTGAAATCGACACATTTCATCACCTGCTGATTGCTTTGTGCCAGTTCGTTCTTTTTCGGCACCGGTGGCTTATGGCCGGTACACATTCTCACCGGGGCCGACTTGGTAGCCCGAAAGCGGACACCGCAGTTCTTTTTGAGAAATTCGTCCGGTTTCTGCTGGGGAATTTTCGCGTAACCCATCGTGCGGTGAGCGTCTTTGCTGGACTTGGTTTCCCGACGCACTTGATGCTCGAAGCGAGAGTGGTACAGCGGTGGTTTCGGTGGCCGTTCCGGAGGTTTTTTCTCAACGTTGTAGATGTTCTCGTTGTGATAGTAAATTTTGACAATAGACATGGTTCAGGACGTAAATGAGATATGAAATAaaaggattttttccctttttactGCAACCTGAGCTGGGGAAAGAGTTTGACTTCGAATTATTGAAGGTAAGTGCAAATTATTTGTCTAGTATAAACAAAAGGATGGCATAGCAACCAATTGCTGCATAGGGTAAACAAAAGGGAGCTTTTCGTGACAACGGACAGAGGCGAGTGGGTTGTTTATCACGTTGGGTTGGCAGGGTTTGCGGACGCCTGCGCATGAGTAAATTAGTACTATGGATAACGAACTTTTTGGTCACGGGAGATGCGATGTATACCTTCAGCTTCCGTTTCATTATTATCGTTCCTGTTGAAAACAGGAAAATCCAACCACCGATGAtcgttttttttctcttgtGAACAATTCGGAAATAGTGCGCATTATAGGGTGTTAGTATGCGAATAATTTGCACAATGTAATCCTTAAGCATAGAAAATAAGACACCACAtggacgccagctagtactgggGTTAACTCCATGGTGAACTTTGACTATTAgtagcaaaaaatctaaaaataattttcaaatttctcaaatggcAGTAGGTagagcgaacacgaaattattgcgacacattcaacagggcttAACTTTTtatcattgggtaaaaatcaaccaaattttgcacactttcttattgatgtgtattgtttacatgctgtcaaactcgaagtcgtgtttttcgattcaacgaaaatggaggtgaactaacgcgagtcgagagaacaaattctttccaaacacctggaaattcctgacctgtcgcaccggcagttgagaaaaatgttgaacattcaccattcaaccgtctccagagtgttgaagcggttccaggagcggttgacgttggaccatggcaaaggagctggaagaaaaccgggaccggagaacaaaaagacggagggaaaggtgaagcggatgattaaagcaaatcctaACGTCTCAAgtcgtgatttggctaaaaagatcggcttgtcgcagagctacgtccagaatgcaaagaagtgagctggactacatacatacaaggtacagaacttccaaaaccacgatgagcggcaacaatcgacggctaaaactcgggcacggaagctctacgagaagatgctgacatgtccattttgttccaaaggacatgaatccgccaaactgtccggagctgcgcccggtggagcagtactgggcaatgatgaagcgggaacttcggaagagtaagaagacagtcaaagatgagaaggacatgttaagaaaatggaaaaaagtgagacactggtaccggatgatactgtaaagactttgatgaagGGCATCAAACGAAAATGCTTTTAATTTTAcgctcaaggctccatcgattaacttttcttttgatttttgaagtaaatgtatgtataaaactaccctacaatttcggtttgattttaaacattataagaaaattggcatgacattttcggtgtcgcaataatttcgtgttcgccctttaattaGAAttatcaaaaatgtaaaaatgtcggTTTGGGAAAAAATGGTTAACCCACATTTTTTTTCCCAAACCGACACCCTTTTGGACGCAAGCCATTCAGTTTTTGAAATAGTTGCAATATgtcaataaaatatatttgaaaattattattgacgAGACTTACATTAGTATGTGGTGATATTGTTCGAtttagtaggggagactgaggagacttgatccccttttttatttttcagtccaactccgtggaatgataaaaaactatgtattttttgtagttttatattgtttctagggatgactaataatcataaaaaaaatacatggaaatattatactggacatgagctatgggcatttctggaaaacaacaaaaaaatggaaaattcttagattagtggagactcgatccctaatttggggacacttgattcctttatgaaaacgtgtttaaaagagcatgtagggtaataagcctatttttgccctgtttttactatcatcctacccatctgaagcctttggttagagcagcgtctgccatctttgctcaacgcattgactcaaatggtattgcgataatgggggtactcgattagagattttgctgcgctcaaacagaagattttcaccattctcaagacaattttgttattatattggctcttaataagaggcgaatgaccttaacgttaaaacctctataatcgaaataaaaaatggaccttaataataaatcaaagaagctgaaataataaaattattgtagtaataatgtggtacccttcccaacaaacatttcgtggttttataaacgttttaacagttgctttattcagctctagctgaacattggaggtatacgtgtaatcatatatcgtttattccacccttaaacatccgggatttggagaatttattcagcttgtctgattaagacacatgaaagaacaattcttcagcacgtatacagcctgaagaaaaccacagttcagctttatcaataaaccttttcgttaccgctattcagctgagagaattatcatagaaaaaattgttaaaaaagacaattatttcaagttacacacgccatcaatctctttggaagccatattcttttattagtgttacgttacagttagagaaaaattgtattaccttgttggaatatcatatcacgtacctggatccgaaccagcaacctgttgaatactaagcacttaccttactgtctgcaccaatcttgcatacattgaatgcttaagatttcaccgatgtaccgacaagtctagggtgctgaatagagtctgtacaaaggctacagtagccttCTGTAGATTTGAAtgaacctagttggcttgggttcgaatcccaacctacgataacttttttatttcaattttttttgtttaataatttttagaacattcaggaattttaaattagataatttatttatttcaaaaatgatgattatagtcgtttttgtttccaaggtgaggatttatggttgtcacaaaacatttagataagtaaaaatggatgttatatgaaagtggtggtaactgaatgatggattgaagtcatttataattctaaggaagtcgctgttcgaattcaatagtttatttatttatatcaattaagttcgccagcgtgaataatcatttcattgtacctttgtctgcaagtcgatggatagaaagaaaatcatggtaacaatgctggtgtcaaaaatttatagcaacgttggaacaaaaagtttctcttgtgttcaatatgagaatattcatgtttcacaagtaaacagaccgtttcgaattaaaaggtaaatttacataaacgagggcgcgtgtgatttggtaagcttgtacattgaaaaactgtaaatcgtgtatttcccgtggtgaaaactcagtagatataaaaaaaaactaaataaactttctttatttctttattcatttattgatctattgctatttaactgtaatatatgcaaaacatctcaattggattatactgaaataataaaaaaatccttcacttaagagtaaaaaaaaaattgtgtgtgtattgggactcgaacccaggtcggttgccattcctcatgatttgctaatcgcgccaatttttgtagtagttacaattacctttgttaaacacatagtttcagctaaaagtcaaaggtggtataacggcaaatgcaaaggtagaaacaacctcttgaagacatgtagtgcagcttaatgattaaaggtaatactattggtaacagcatcgtttattcaactcgcaattcagtctaattaagatggttgaataaaagctttaatattgtcgctattacatttattagcagtatagttcagcctagttagaactggcgaatactggattttaaataggctgaataaactgttaatgtttaaatagttcagcttacataacctttaatctgctttaaatcaacacgtagtcttatagttcagctcctaatgtttgttgggttcttaatagggcaaaaacgggtaccccattcaattttataaatggattgtagtattgattaaattgttatgattagatattgttatttttgttactacatattacgcatctctcacctgatttttttacgaattctccaaatctccgtgcaattatttgaaagctgtttttattatggttgaggaacgtcaaatgtgggatgaatggttgctacgtatactgtagtaaacaattacagttatgtttctttacgatgaagcgttcatttttgacatttttttatgacaacaatgacttcaattgctctggtgtgaatttggttattttcagtggtgtgtatgaagtatagCGTCTTTTGATCCTCCGTAAATAGTAATAGTTTCGGCTCATAACGCTTCCTTTGTAAAATGAaatgtaatttaatttttatatatgCAGCTAATGGCCAGCTGGGTTGAAATCGCTTAGTGAATAAATGATTAACCAAAACGTGGATTGAACATATTTATTGCGTACAACATTCAACATAAAGACATTTTTAAACGCTAATAAAATCTACTATCCTCACCAGCACATGCACAGCAATCCGCCGTTGCACTTCCCGGTGCTATCCAGTCGTCGTTGGACAATCCTGTGCCGTTCACTGAACAATCGTACCTTCGCGTTCGCACTGATGGTTGGTACATTCCAGAGCAGGGACAGCAGCACACATTTGTAACGTAGCACGGTTCCATCAGTTCTGCTTTCAGCGCTTCATCCATTTGAAGTCGATTTCTTAGCATGTTGCACGTGTTTTGGCTCAACTGGCAGGATAAAATACCCAACAGTTCGTCGTAGGTCAACCGTCGATTCTCGCGTAATGTTTCCGCCAGCGCGAAAATGTAGTTTTTTGCCAAACGTAGCGTTTCGATTTTGGACAACCTCTGGGGTGTCGTGTGGTCACATCTGGTTACGGTGAACTGCTGGGGAAGTGGGACGCAGTGACGCAATCGGTCCAGCGCGTCGTTCAGTCCGTGCATCCGGTTTCGTTCTCGTTGGTTCGCTTTAACCCGTTTGTTAGCTACATTGCCAACGCAGGGTGTTGTAGGTGCACCGGTGCGTTTCCTCAGCTTGATCCTGGCCGAAGGTGTTCTCATTGCTACAGATAGTTGACGAATAAGTGTGGTTGACTGGAGCAGTCTGGTTTTCCACGCCAGTGTGGGGTTTCGTTTTACTCTGAAGATAATTCCATCGATCGGCACGCGGTGGCATTTTCCGCATAATCTAATTTTCCATGCGTTATCAGTTTATTGTTTGATTGGTACAGATAACGGTTGATTGGCGGTTGTCGTTTGCATATAATTGAGATAATTAGGTAAAATGGCGAAAGAGGACAACATAGTTCAATAATATGTTTATTTCAGTTAAAATTGATAAGACAGACTAGCAGACATACATTCTTTGGTCCTGTTGACTACACGATCCTAGGGATTGAATTTATGCCTCATTATCCAGGTTCGATGGAGATAAACATGCATGGCCTTTACACgaaaaataagttcaacaaatAATCAAAGTTTACAAAATTTGCATGTTTTGCAATCGAAATagtggcattttcgtttttgaatttttgataatCCACTACACCAATGCAGTCGTTGCTACAGTCATTTAATCTTGAGAATAATCAGTCTACCTCTGAATATTATCTTCGCCTGTCGTTCTTCCGGTATTCGTGCCACATGACCAGCCCACCGCAGCCTGCcgttttttattagcttgacaatatccgctcctttatatacttggtataactcgtgattcatgcgacgccgccagatgccattttcttctttaccgccgagtattgttcgcagcactttacgttcgaagacaccgaacgctctacgatcaacttcctttaacgtccacgtttcatggccatacaaggcaatcggaactatcaatgtcttgtacaacGCGAATTTTGTCTTCATCTACAAACTACGACTTCACCTGGCTACGAAGTCCGTAAAAAGCCCTATTTGCAGCTGCAAGACGCCTTTTCACCTCGCGGGTAGCATCATTATCGcacatcactagagttccaaggtacacaaattcttccactacttcaaatttatcaccacctaacaccacttcaccaccatcactattggacccacgtattcttccagctatcatgtacttcgtcttgttggtgttgattgtgagaccaattcttgctgtctcccttttaaaaggcacgaatgtctcttccacggctcggcggtcgattcgtccgcaaatcctaggagcatatgcgaccgagtgacgaaggtaccgttcctttgcacgcctGCTCTCCTGATGGCACCTTCAAGAGCAATGTTGAACAGCAAGTTTGACAGCGCATCACCCTGCTTCAATCCGTCCTAGGTTACGAAGGACGTCGAAATCTCATCCGCAACCCGAACACTTGATTTCGATCCATCCAGCGTTGAACGAATCAGCCTAATCAGTTTCGTCGGAAAACCATGATCTActattatctgccatagctcgtttcttttcactgaatcgtacgccgctctgaaatcaataaacagatggtgtgtctgcaagttgtattcccggaatttatctAGGATCTGTCGCATGAACCTAGATCGTTCAAAATGAACAATGTTCGGACAATGGGTCTTTGAgtatatagttttttttattttgattatagaggttttaaccttaggatcattcgcctcttttcagattagagaaatctcttttggaagaATCTTTATcccatgtgcggggtcgggaatcgaacccaggttagttgcgcacaatgcaatcgatttaccaattacgctatgcccgtcccaaTTGAGAATATAGTCTTCTATTCACCGATTACGAAAAAATTAATCGCATTCAGATTGCGATTTCCAAAAAGTTTGAATACTCCGATAAGCAACTGTAACTGGCAATAGCTGCATGTGGCATGTCAATCAGAAAATGTGTTTTGGTCTATTATATTCCTTTCACAACATGGCGGGATAAAGAGAGATTCGAACGAGTTATCCAGATTGTGTAATACCCAATAATCCACCAGTGCTTTCCAATGATGAAGAACTTCTAATTGTTGAGTGGATAGCTAGTAGTATTGTATAGGAAGCTGAATCAGCGctactacagcttctattaatgtgTGAAGGTATTTCTCAAGTTCTAACATTCAAATATCACGAGGTCTGATTTGTCTCAAATGATACCTGGGGCATAGTGAGACAGGATGTTACTTACGATGAACAATTAGTAGTGCTCTGGGTATATACCCTGGAGTTTTGGTGGCTCCGACAAAGTATATTGCAACAAATTGAGCATTATTTTGAGAACGTAGATTTCGATCTAGATAAGCAAAAACTTATCTCGATCAGTTTTAGCTTTTGACATAGCCATCCTAGCAAAAAAAACTGTCTTCTgtaaagttgtttgttttggtaaagGATGCACGTAATCAAATTGCATGTACGTAATCAAATTGCATGACAACCGATcgttttcaaaactttctgggaataaaatatatcatattattaaacttttttccagttcgttttattcaatttcataGCAGTATTCAAAAGCACGTACCTTCTTCTCAACACTGCTCATAAGATCTTTTTCAATGGCTGTCACGGCCGGTGAGCTCCACTTTCCACACGAGCAAATTGCCTTCCAAATCGTGTATTTTTGGCAAGCTTTAACATGTTCTGCTATTTAACGTCTTCAGGGACGTCAAACTTATGACGAGCAGTAAAGAAAATGAGCCTAGGAAACGTATTTCTTCTTTCACTTATTTCAGTCTCCTCATCCATAACGAGACATTGTAGTTTCGTCAAGAGCTGAGTTTGAAGCTTCCACATGTGATCTCTTCACTGTATTCTACCGATCTTTGCTACTCGGCGCCTTTCAAACTTTGTGTGTTTGCGTATTGTTTAAAAGAttgctaaaatgtatttttttcgccACGTCACTCTTCGGTGTTCCTCTTGAAACCTTTGACTACCCGATTATTATTCTTTACACTataggaccattcataaattacgtaacgcttttagggaggGAGGGGTAcaacaaattgtgacatgttgtgacatgtTTTTACTAagggaaaaaaaaattctcggaatttgttacgtaacaagGGAGGGGCgcatagagaaatttgtgacagtttgttacatggggggagaaaggagtcaattttgggcaattttttcgTTACATAGTTTATGAATAGTCCCTATACGAAGATTCATTTGACCAATTTGCTTCCTATCGACGTTAAAGCCTTGGTTGTACAGTTTCTAAATACGACTTACCATCGATTGGACCATCCCCAG carries:
- the LOC131690916 gene encoding enkurin, which encodes MSIVKIYYHNENIYNVEKKPPERPPKPPLYHSRFEHQVRRETKSSKDAHRTMGYAKIPQQKPDEFLKKNCGVRFRATKSAPVRMCTGHKPPVPKKNELAQSNQQVMKCVDFKVENIKKVVATSPKKIRPRYADTRKGDFHDLEKSGLMPVYRCQPKYGKVPEYLQRRKKDLEAQKQCMAATINNKVPSCVAVSQEERLELLKGLKANWENLQREYQSLPLLIDTVPKMIRKAKLEKSMKELEKDILKVESTPYIYVYDDEKQPQQNSEK
- the LOC131688046 gene encoding neurogenic differentiation factor 6-like, with the translated sequence MRTPSARIKLRKRTGAPTTPCVGNVANKRVKANQRERNRMHGLNDALDRLRHCVPLPQQFTVTRCDHTTPQRLSKIETLRLAKNYIFALAETLRENRRLTYDELLGILSCQLSQNTCNMLRNRLQMDEALKAELMEPCYVTNVCCCPCSGMYQPSVRTRRYDCSVNGTGLSNDDWIAPGSATADCCACAGEDSRFY